From Oscillospiraceae bacterium CM, a single genomic window includes:
- a CDS encoding MerR family transcriptional regulator produces MKLTISQTAKLTGISVRTLHYYDEIGLLKPTETTSAGYRYYDGDNLALLQQILFYRELAFPLKEIIAMVSQPDHDRQKTLKRHRHLLMLKRQHLDELLRLVDETLGGDTSMTQQEAAFTDYEAAKAQYAAEAKARWGHTDAYRESAQKEQGRTKAETAAMMEKAGEIFRSFAEMRGRDPSDPDVQALVRRWQAHITEFHYRCTDDILACLGEMYVEDARFRSNIDRYGDGTAQLMSDAIKICCSH; encoded by the coding sequence ATGAAGCTGACGATCAGCCAAACGGCAAAACTAACGGGTATCAGTGTGCGCACACTGCATTATTACGATGAGATCGGGCTGCTCAAGCCGACTGAGACAACGAGCGCCGGTTACCGTTATTATGATGGCGATAATCTCGCGCTGTTGCAGCAGATTTTGTTTTACCGGGAGCTGGCGTTTCCGCTCAAAGAGATTATCGCGATGGTCTCACAGCCGGATCATGATCGCCAAAAAACCTTAAAAAGACACCGTCATCTGCTGATGCTGAAGCGGCAGCACCTTGACGAGCTTTTAAGGCTTGTTGACGAAACACTGGGAGGTGACACATCAATGACACAGCAAGAAGCTGCTTTTACCGACTATGAAGCGGCAAAAGCACAGTACGCCGCCGAGGCGAAAGCCCGCTGGGGGCATACAGACGCCTACCGGGAAAGCGCCCAAAAGGAACAGGGGCGGACAAAGGCGGAGACGGCTGCGATGATGGAAAAGGCGGGTGAGATTTTCCGCTCGTTTGCCGAAATGCGCGGCCGAGACCCGTCCGATCCGGACGTTCAAGCGCTCGTCCGCCGCTGGCAGGCGCATATCACGGAATTCCATTACCGCTGTACGGACGACATTCTCGCCTGTCTCGGCGAAATGTACGTTGAAGATGCGCGTTTTCGTAGCAACATCGACCGGTATGGAGACGGAACGGCGCAGCTCATGTCAGACGCCATAAAAATATGCTGTTCCCATTAA
- a CDS encoding fumarate hydratase, with amino-acid sequence MREIPCQEIADVIEKLCIEAAVFLPPDVGALLEDAAKNEVSPAGKAALDDLVRNFKLAASSGLPICQDTGMAVVFADIGQDVHITGGLFEDAVNDGVRRGYQNGFLRKSVVQDPFRRVNTSDNTPAVLHLRLVEGDAIALTVAPKGFGSENMSAMRLFLPSDALETVEDFIVGVVGSAGSNPCPPVIVGVGLGGTIEKAALLAKRALLRPATARHTDPFYADMESRVLTKINRLGIGPQGFGGRYTALAVNIETYPTHIAGLPCVVNMSCHATRHAGCIF; translated from the coding sequence ATGAGAGAAATCCCCTGTCAAGAAATTGCCGATGTCATTGAAAAGCTTTGCATCGAGGCGGCCGTTTTCCTGCCGCCCGACGTCGGCGCGCTTTTAGAGGACGCAGCTAAAAACGAAGTCTCGCCCGCCGGGAAGGCCGCGCTGGACGATCTCGTCCGCAATTTTAAGCTCGCGGCGTCATCCGGCCTGCCCATTTGTCAGGACACGGGCATGGCGGTCGTTTTTGCCGACATCGGGCAGGATGTGCATATAACAGGCGGCCTTTTTGAAGACGCCGTGAATGACGGCGTCCGCCGCGGCTATCAAAACGGCTTTCTCCGCAAATCCGTCGTCCAGGACCCTTTCCGCCGCGTCAACACGTCGGACAACACACCGGCCGTTTTGCACCTTCGGCTTGTTGAAGGCGATGCCATTGCGCTGACCGTCGCGCCCAAGGGCTTCGGCAGCGAGAACATGAGCGCAATGCGCCTGTTCCTCCCGTCGGATGCTCTTGAAACGGTTGAGGATTTTATCGTCGGCGTCGTCGGCAGTGCCGGATCAAACCCCTGCCCGCCCGTCATTGTCGGCGTCGGCCTCGGCGGGACGATTGAAAAAGCGGCGCTTTTGGCCAAGCGCGCCCTTCTGCGCCCAGCAACGGCGCGCCACACTGATCCGTTTTATGCCGACATGGAATCCCGCGTCCTCACAAAAATCAACCGTCTTGGCATTGGCCCGCAAGGCTTCGGGGGCCGGTATACGGCGCTGGCCGTCAATATTGAGACGTATCCGACGCACATTGCCGGTCTTCCCTGCGTCGTCAATATGAGCTGCCACGCCACGCGGCACGCCGGGTGTATTTTTTAA
- the raiA gene encoding ribosome-associated translation inhibitor RaiA: protein MKFTVTEKKVQVSDELRDYAQKKIGKLDRFFKLESEAFITFSIERGRHKAEVTLNNNGMFYRVTESTNDMYATIDAAVAAIESQFRKNKARLSKRLRDGALEREVKPSVTYVPDDEEPDFQIIRTKRFPIKPMAPEEAILQMNLLDHEFFVFRNQENAGAFTVVYRRNNGGYGLIESND from the coding sequence ATGAAATTTACAGTTACGGAAAAGAAGGTTCAGGTTTCAGATGAGCTGCGCGATTACGCCCAGAAGAAGATCGGCAAGCTTGACCGCTTTTTTAAACTCGAGTCGGAGGCATTTATCACGTTTTCAATTGAGCGCGGCCGCCACAAAGCGGAGGTCACGCTGAACAATAACGGCATGTTTTACCGTGTTACGGAATCCACAAACGATATGTACGCCACGATTGACGCCGCCGTCGCCGCCATTGAAAGCCAGTTCCGCAAAAACAAGGCGCGCTTGTCCAAGCGCCTGCGGGACGGGGCTCTTGAGCGCGAGGTCAAACCGTCCGTCACATATGTGCCGGACGATGAGGAGCCGGACTTTCAAATCATCCGGACAAAACGGTTCCCGATTAAGCCCATGGCACCGGAGGAGGCCATCCTGCAGATGAACCTTTTAGACCACGAGTTTTTTGTCTTTAGGAATCAAGAAAACGCCGGCGCGTTTACCGTCGTTTACAGGCGCAATAACGGCGGCTACGGCTTGATTGAAAGTAACGATTAA